One region of Chitinophaga varians genomic DNA includes:
- a CDS encoding TfoX/Sxy family protein, translating to MNEEQLISWVRKCMQPIGPISTRPIMQGQAIYLEGVLFAYVAGERLWFRTDDESDLVWDAAGSEWLRGAKKDGTPTYEPYRSAPESAYTDEKEMRKWAKQGMAAGRRGKTKL from the coding sequence ATGAACGAAGAACAACTGATCTCCTGGGTGAGAAAATGTATGCAGCCTATTGGTCCTATCAGTACGCGGCCAATTATGCAGGGACAGGCTATTTATCTGGAAGGTGTTCTCTTCGCTTATGTGGCGGGAGAGCGGCTTTGGTTCCGGACGGATGATGAAAGCGACCTCGTATGGGACGCTGCCGGCAGCGAGTGGCTGCGCGGCGCTAAGAAAGACGGAACGCCTACGTACGAACCTTATCGCAGCGCACCGGAATCGGCCTATACGGACGAGAAGGAGATGCGTAAGTGGGCCAAGCAGGGCATGGCTGCCGGAAGACGCGGCAAGACAAAGCTGTAA
- a CDS encoding DUF5689 domain-containing protein, with amino-acid sequence MKRNLFNCYTLLAAAFLVAVAACRKSEDYRFSTPLAIDARIIRLGAAADTTRFIVYADGDWKLELTDEAPWLQLQTTSGHGKSDALVQVTDNSGQLPRAAKLVVKGGGKSDTIVLQQKGLTPALAITDETAQAIANGGTYKSGINTNVPLERMAISYGYDATGAVNWVSGLQVKDGYLFFKVDTNQLPVARTVMLRLSYLDALGTTTQDSMLIKQQPGMSYEGAVQKDFAYVKQSLANGVVNENIFVEGVVISDKGHPNIAQNLNKSTDKHSLDKTENSIAVYVQSPDGSNGLYFKTKTPGDNIFNFNDRVKIWLKGATVQQLQNPSRTIISGIDVIHIMKKDVGTGMLQPKEKYISALTDNDLYTYVKLKDVEISVPSGAFTNINEGYVARMDCYPTHIRDIQGSSLNMLTNLDVLYRRDGKRVPQGSGSITGVLVHEEYDRYGGDIGRYSIRHLKREDIALNEDRSNGFSNVLVEWSRFKTEYAATPTESQNPLTPDLGNGRIYQSGKKYLDFTTNGITPTTDYNGLLQEPTTNKGAVSNGGWGCKGWWNATANTGESWIIEVSTTGISSPVSLQVEGNSDIGGPRNFVAEWSVDNTTWNSLGNFTFQDVANWSNTLLTQVAGQKVLNFQLPQAASGQDKLYIRLRVANKNAGTTNAATGGTIAATATCRLSHVSVKYNK; translated from the coding sequence ATGAAAAGAAATTTATTCAACTGTTATACACTCCTGGCAGCAGCTTTCCTGGTGGCCGTTGCAGCCTGCCGTAAAAGCGAAGACTATCGTTTCAGCACGCCGCTGGCGATCGACGCCCGCATTATCCGGTTGGGCGCTGCTGCCGATACTACCCGCTTTATTGTGTACGCTGACGGCGACTGGAAACTGGAACTGACAGACGAAGCGCCGTGGCTGCAACTGCAAACCACCAGCGGGCATGGCAAAAGCGACGCGCTGGTGCAAGTCACCGACAACAGCGGCCAGCTGCCACGCGCTGCCAAACTGGTAGTAAAAGGGGGTGGTAAATCAGATACCATCGTGCTGCAGCAAAAGGGGCTTACGCCGGCGCTGGCCATCACCGATGAAACGGCACAGGCCATCGCCAATGGCGGCACCTACAAATCCGGTATCAATACCAATGTACCGCTGGAACGGATGGCCATCAGCTACGGTTACGACGCTACGGGAGCTGTCAACTGGGTGTCCGGTCTTCAGGTAAAAGACGGTTATCTGTTCTTTAAAGTAGATACAAACCAGCTGCCTGTGGCGCGCACGGTAATGCTCCGCCTCAGTTACCTCGATGCATTAGGCACCACCACCCAAGACAGCATGCTGATCAAACAACAGCCGGGCATGAGCTACGAAGGCGCTGTGCAGAAGGATTTCGCCTATGTAAAACAGTCCCTGGCCAATGGTGTGGTCAACGAAAATATTTTTGTGGAAGGCGTGGTGATCAGCGATAAAGGGCATCCTAATATCGCGCAGAACCTTAATAAATCTACCGACAAACACAGTCTTGATAAAACCGAAAACAGTATAGCCGTTTACGTGCAAAGCCCGGACGGCAGCAACGGTCTTTACTTCAAGACTAAAACGCCCGGTGATAATATCTTCAACTTCAACGACCGGGTGAAGATATGGTTGAAGGGCGCGACGGTACAGCAATTACAAAACCCTTCCCGGACCATCATCTCCGGCATTGATGTAATACACATCATGAAAAAAGATGTGGGCACCGGCATGCTTCAACCTAAAGAAAAATATATCTCCGCTTTAACAGATAATGATCTTTATACTTATGTGAAGCTGAAAGATGTGGAAATCTCTGTTCCCAGTGGCGCATTCACAAATATCAACGAAGGGTACGTAGCGCGTATGGACTGTTACCCCACCCATATCCGTGACATACAAGGCAGCAGCCTGAACATGCTGACCAACCTCGATGTGCTGTACCGCCGTGATGGTAAACGGGTACCGCAAGGCTCCGGTTCCATCACCGGCGTACTGGTACACGAAGAGTATGACCGCTACGGCGGAGATATCGGCCGGTACTCCATCCGCCACCTGAAGCGGGAAGATATTGCGCTCAACGAAGACCGCAGCAACGGTTTCTCCAATGTGCTCGTGGAATGGAGCCGGTTTAAAACAGAATATGCCGCTACGCCTACTGAGTCGCAGAACCCGTTGACCCCGGATTTGGGCAACGGCCGTATCTACCAGAGTGGCAAAAAATACCTCGATTTCACTACTAACGGTATCACCCCTACGACAGATTACAACGGTCTGCTGCAGGAACCTACTACCAACAAAGGCGCTGTGAGCAATGGCGGCTGGGGTTGCAAAGGCTGGTGGAACGCTACTGCCAATACCGGCGAGTCCTGGATCATCGAGGTATCCACGACGGGTATCAGTTCCCCGGTGTCGTTACAGGTGGAAGGCAACAGCGATATTGGCGGCCCACGTAATTTTGTCGCCGAATGGTCGGTGGATAATACCACCTGGAACAGCCTGGGCAACTTCACCTTCCAGGACGTGGCCAATTGGTCTAACACTTTGCTGACGCAGGTGGCGGGGCAGAAGGTGTTAAATTTCCAGTTGCCGCAGGCGGCATCGGGGCAAGATAAGTTGTATATCCGGCTGCGGGTGGCAAATAAAAATGCCGGTACCACGAATGCTGCTACCGGCGGGACGATAGCGGCTACCGCGACATGCAGGCTGTCGCATGTGTCGGTGAAGTATAATAAGTAG
- a CDS encoding aminotransferase class V-fold PLP-dependent enzyme, whose amino-acid sequence MTIHTPADTVFSTAEIRRFRDETTGTRQVVHLNNAGSGLMPDVVTQAQLDHLTLESRIGGYEASALQAEVIKGFYQQCALLLNCRPSNIAFTASATDAYTRALSAVPFEKDDVILTDRDDFVSNQIQFLSLQKRIGVRIVHINNAAIGGVDLDDLQEKLHHYKPRLLAITHIPTNSGLVQPVEDIAAIYEGYSKTHPGKTWYILDACQSAGQMKLDVKALQCDFLSMTCRKFLRGPRGTGALFISDRALQAGLEPMFIDMRGAEWTSKDTYQQQPDAKRFEDWEFAYSTVIGTKAAIEYCLHIGEERIWQQVRLMAAITREKLAALDKVRVLDRGPERGGLVTFHVDGNDPVHIVQELLQRKINVVPSYRAFGLLDFDEKGVKWAVRASPHYYNTVDEIDFFIASLKEII is encoded by the coding sequence ATGACCATACATACCCCGGCAGATACCGTATTTTCAACAGCAGAAATACGCCGGTTCAGAGACGAGACTACCGGCACCCGGCAGGTAGTACACCTCAATAACGCGGGGTCAGGCCTGATGCCCGATGTGGTGACACAGGCACAACTGGACCATCTCACACTGGAATCCCGCATCGGCGGCTATGAGGCTTCTGCTTTACAGGCAGAGGTAATAAAAGGCTTTTACCAGCAATGTGCGTTGCTGCTGAACTGCCGGCCGTCCAATATCGCGTTTACAGCCAGTGCAACGGACGCTTATACCAGGGCCTTGTCGGCCGTGCCTTTTGAAAAAGATGATGTAATACTGACAGACCGCGATGACTTCGTGTCCAACCAGATCCAGTTCCTTTCCTTGCAGAAAAGGATAGGCGTCAGGATTGTGCATATTAACAATGCCGCCATCGGCGGGGTAGACCTGGACGACCTGCAGGAAAAGCTGCATCATTACAAACCACGGCTGCTGGCCATTACACATATTCCTACCAACTCCGGACTGGTACAGCCGGTTGAAGACATCGCCGCTATCTACGAAGGGTATTCAAAAACACATCCCGGTAAAACCTGGTATATACTGGATGCCTGCCAGAGCGCCGGACAAATGAAGCTGGATGTGAAAGCGCTGCAATGTGATTTTCTGAGCATGACCTGCCGTAAGTTCCTGAGAGGCCCCCGTGGCACCGGGGCGCTCTTTATCAGCGACAGGGCCTTGCAGGCCGGCCTGGAACCGATGTTCATCGACATGCGGGGCGCAGAGTGGACCAGCAAAGACACCTATCAGCAACAGCCCGATGCCAAACGGTTCGAGGACTGGGAATTTGCCTATTCCACCGTGATAGGCACCAAGGCGGCGATTGAATATTGTTTGCATATCGGAGAAGAACGCATCTGGCAACAGGTACGGCTGATGGCTGCCATCACGAGGGAGAAGCTGGCAGCACTTGATAAGGTAAGGGTATTGGACCGCGGGCCGGAAAGAGGCGGACTGGTGACTTTTCATGTAGATGGTAATGATCCGGTGCATATCGTGCAGGAGCTGCTACAAAGAAAGATCAATGTGGTGCCCAGCTACCGTGCCTTTGGACTGCTTGACTTCGACGAAAAAGGAGTGAAATGGGCCGTGAGGGCATCACCGCATTACTATAACACCGTAGATGAAATAGACTTTTTCATTGCGTCGTTAAAAGAGATTATATAA
- a CDS encoding RagB/SusD family nutrient uptake outer membrane protein gives MKRKLNYIVALLLLAGATGFTGCKKLLEEEPSSFVSPGDFFKNENQCIAALNGCYMPLNSIYISDLIIPLEGSTDLAFLNSSQLDAKFEISPANPGMGDNVWTACYNGVMYCNAAIDGIEKATIPADRKPPLKAEGVVLRALYYYILTSTFNDVPYYTQNVNSLTALNEVMKLGRMSATETRDKLIKELQEYAPKLPQARTSEVPQNRVSAAMAYMLIGKMALWNKQYQVCADAMEAIRKVYGQLAQYPLQDTWFRNKNTPESIFEVQYTWSATGLKKTTNVAAFFTPTKASGTSTYDGVNIPELGTKANPFNSVTPTEYFMKLYDYADPRREMILAYSYNGAYFKRPMQNNGTGKAWMGPKFWCPAMDNIADGNNQKVFRYADALLMLAEAANETGDAGLALQCLNEVKGRAYDALKLPAYPGKTEFFEEVKKERARELMGEYGRKWDLVRWGVFYKAVSETAGAEYEVIKNNLRPYHEYYPIPDKEVLRSGGILTNPAYK, from the coding sequence ATGAAAAGAAAACTGAATTATATCGTTGCCTTGCTGTTGCTGGCCGGAGCCACAGGGTTTACCGGTTGTAAGAAGTTGCTGGAAGAAGAGCCCAGCAGTTTTGTCAGCCCCGGTGATTTTTTCAAAAACGAAAATCAATGTATCGCTGCGCTGAACGGTTGTTATATGCCGCTCAACAGCATCTATATCTCCGATCTGATCATTCCGCTGGAAGGTTCTACAGACCTGGCTTTCCTCAATTCCTCGCAACTGGATGCCAAGTTTGAAATATCTCCCGCCAATCCCGGTATGGGAGATAACGTCTGGACTGCCTGTTACAACGGCGTGATGTATTGCAACGCCGCTATTGATGGTATTGAGAAAGCCACGATCCCGGCCGACAGGAAGCCGCCGCTGAAAGCTGAAGGAGTAGTGCTGCGGGCCCTGTACTATTACATCCTTACCAGCACGTTCAATGATGTGCCTTATTATACGCAGAATGTCAACAGTCTGACTGCCCTCAATGAGGTAATGAAGCTGGGACGAATGAGCGCCACAGAAACGAGGGACAAACTGATCAAAGAGCTACAGGAATATGCACCGAAGCTGCCGCAGGCACGTACTTCCGAAGTGCCGCAGAACCGGGTGTCTGCCGCTATGGCGTATATGCTTATCGGTAAGATGGCCTTGTGGAACAAACAGTACCAGGTATGTGCGGATGCCATGGAAGCCATCCGGAAGGTATACGGACAGCTGGCGCAATACCCGTTACAGGATACATGGTTCCGCAATAAAAACACGCCGGAATCCATTTTTGAAGTGCAATATACCTGGTCGGCCACCGGACTGAAAAAGACCACCAACGTGGCCGCCTTCTTTACGCCCACCAAGGCTTCCGGTACCAGCACCTACGACGGCGTGAACATCCCCGAGTTAGGCACCAAAGCGAATCCTTTTAACTCCGTGACACCTACTGAATATTTCATGAAGCTATACGATTACGCCGATCCGCGCAGGGAGATGATATTGGCCTACAGCTACAATGGCGCTTATTTCAAGCGTCCTATGCAGAACAACGGTACCGGCAAAGCCTGGATGGGGCCTAAGTTCTGGTGCCCTGCCATGGACAACATCGCAGATGGCAATAACCAGAAAGTATTCCGTTATGCCGACGCCCTGCTGATGCTGGCCGAAGCAGCCAACGAAACCGGCGATGCCGGCCTCGCACTGCAATGCCTGAACGAAGTAAAAGGCCGCGCCTATGATGCACTGAAGCTTCCGGCTTATCCTGGAAAAACGGAGTTTTTCGAGGAAGTGAAAAAAGAACGGGCCCGAGAACTGATGGGCGAATACGGCCGCAAATGGGACCTGGTAAGGTGGGGCGTTTTTTATAAAGCAGTCAGCGAAACAGCCGGCGCAGAGTATGAAGTCATCAAAAACAACCTGCGGCCTTATCACGAATATTATCCGATACCGGACAAGGAAGTATTGCGTTCCGGTGGTATTCTAACTAATCCAGCTTATAAATAA
- a CDS encoding SusC/RagA family TonB-linked outer membrane protein, which yields MKNRFLFLLCCIGVLLLVILPGKTPAQQKTTTGTVTEKSLKKEVRGLVTDTAGSPMPGVTVLVKNSPNIGTTTDMNGRYILAVPENTTVIVYTMVGYTPQEIPLTSRGVINVQLKPSSSQLNETVVVAYGKQKKASVIGSITTINPGELKVPSSNLTTALAGRLAGVIAYQRSGEPGMDNAEFFIRGATTFGYKKSPLILIDGIEYDVTELARLTTDDIASFSIMKDATANALYGARGANGVILVTTKEGKEGKARFNLRLENSISAPTRDVELADPITYMELNNEAVLTRNPLAPVTYPQSKIDNTKAGTNKDVFPTTNWKEMLFKKQTVNKRANFNLGGGGQIATYFVSGGYTKDNGILNVDGRNNFNNNIDLTTYTLRSNVNIRVTKSTSAMVRLHGTFDEYKGPIDGGEKLYQKMLWSNQVLFPAYYPADDAHQFVSHPLFGNFNNGEYLNPYADMVKGYKQYSRSLMLAQFEVKQDLSSFITKGLSVRAMMNTNRQAYFDVSRQYTPFWYAANNYDKLNNTYVLRDINPDQGTDYLNYVPGKRTVASTFYLESAVDYNRTFDKHGLAGMLIFIARNNLQTIDDISNPSVNLLQKSLPSRNLGLSGRATYSYDNRFFGEFNFGYNGSERFYKTERYGFFPSAGAAWFVSNEKFFKPLERVVNKLKIRANYGLVGNDAIGNEDDRFFYLSNVNMNDSKKGATFGVNGGYNRSGISIGRYDNQAITWETARNSTFGLEISLFNKLDIIAEYFTEQRYNILMDRASTPKTMGLQATPKANVGKAQSNAFDFTADFNTNIGKEFFLTMRGNFTFARNKFQAYEEPRYDEWYRYHVGYPISQRWGYIAERLFIDDEEVRSSPQQAFGNFKTMGGDIKFRDVNGDGQITPSDMVPIGYPTTPEIIYGFGFSAKYKGVDFSAFFQGSARSSFWIDVNATSPFIDVDDNGAVTSETQLLKAYADSHWSEENRNLYALWPRLSPVLNTNSTQSSTWFMRNGAFLRLKQVELGYTVPQRLIQRIHMSNLRIYANATNLVTFSKFKLWDIEMGGKGLGYPIQRVVNFGLMVGF from the coding sequence ATGAAAAACAGATTTCTCTTTCTCCTATGTTGCATAGGGGTGTTGTTGCTGGTAATCCTGCCGGGAAAAACACCTGCACAGCAGAAGACAACAACCGGCACCGTCACGGAAAAAAGCCTTAAAAAAGAAGTGCGCGGACTGGTAACGGATACCGCCGGCTCTCCCATGCCAGGCGTCACCGTACTCGTAAAAAACAGTCCCAACATCGGTACCACCACCGATATGAACGGCCGGTACATCCTCGCGGTACCGGAGAATACTACCGTGATCGTATATACGATGGTAGGCTATACGCCACAGGAAATACCACTTACCAGCCGCGGCGTCATCAACGTACAACTGAAACCTTCTTCCAGCCAGTTGAACGAAACGGTAGTTGTAGCCTATGGTAAACAGAAAAAAGCATCTGTCATCGGCTCTATCACCACCATCAATCCGGGGGAACTGAAAGTACCTTCCAGCAATCTCACCACGGCACTGGCAGGCCGCCTCGCCGGCGTAATCGCCTACCAGCGCAGCGGAGAGCCAGGCATGGACAACGCGGAATTCTTTATCCGCGGCGCCACTACCTTCGGCTACAAAAAAAGCCCGCTCATCCTCATCGATGGCATCGAATATGACGTGACAGAACTGGCCCGCCTCACCACAGACGATATCGCCAGCTTCTCCATCATGAAAGACGCCACGGCCAACGCGCTATACGGCGCCCGCGGCGCTAATGGCGTTATCCTCGTCACCACAAAAGAAGGCAAGGAAGGCAAAGCCAGATTCAACCTCCGCCTGGAAAACTCCATCTCTGCACCCACCCGCGACGTGGAACTGGCAGACCCCATCACCTACATGGAGCTGAACAACGAAGCAGTGCTCACCCGCAACCCGCTGGCACCGGTAACCTATCCGCAGAGCAAAATAGACAACACCAAAGCAGGTACCAATAAAGATGTATTTCCTACTACCAACTGGAAAGAGATGCTCTTTAAAAAACAAACGGTCAACAAACGCGCTAACTTCAACCTCGGCGGCGGCGGACAAATAGCCACCTACTTTGTGTCCGGCGGCTATACGAAAGATAACGGCATCCTCAACGTGGACGGCCGCAACAACTTCAACAACAACATCGACCTTACCACCTATACGCTGCGCTCCAACGTCAATATCCGCGTCACCAAGTCCACCAGCGCCATGGTACGCCTCCATGGCACCTTCGATGAATATAAAGGCCCGATAGACGGCGGCGAAAAACTCTATCAGAAAATGCTCTGGTCCAACCAGGTGCTATTCCCGGCTTATTACCCCGCAGACGATGCCCACCAGTTTGTTTCCCACCCGCTCTTCGGCAACTTCAACAACGGCGAATACCTGAACCCTTACGCCGACATGGTGAAAGGATATAAACAATACTCCCGTTCCCTCATGCTGGCACAGTTTGAAGTAAAACAAGACCTGTCCTCTTTCATCACCAAAGGCCTGTCTGTCCGCGCTATGATGAACACCAACCGGCAGGCTTACTTCGACGTGTCGCGCCAGTATACCCCTTTCTGGTATGCGGCCAACAACTACGATAAGCTCAACAACACCTACGTATTGCGGGATATCAACCCGGACCAGGGCACGGATTACCTGAACTATGTGCCCGGTAAAAGGACCGTGGCTTCTACCTTCTATCTGGAGTCCGCAGTGGATTATAACCGTACTTTCGATAAACACGGACTGGCAGGCATGCTCATCTTCATTGCACGCAATAACCTCCAGACGATCGATGATATTTCCAATCCTTCTGTGAACCTGTTACAGAAATCGCTGCCTTCCCGCAACCTGGGCTTGTCCGGCCGTGCCACCTATTCCTACGATAATCGTTTCTTCGGTGAATTCAATTTCGGTTACAACGGTTCCGAACGTTTCTATAAAACAGAACGCTACGGTTTCTTCCCCTCCGCAGGCGCGGCCTGGTTCGTTTCCAACGAAAAATTCTTTAAACCGCTGGAGAGGGTGGTCAATAAGCTGAAGATCAGGGCCAACTATGGCCTCGTAGGCAACGACGCCATTGGTAACGAAGATGACCGCTTCTTCTACCTCTCCAATGTGAACATGAACGACAGCAAGAAAGGCGCTACTTTCGGCGTGAATGGCGGCTACAACCGTTCCGGTATCTCCATTGGCCGTTACGATAACCAGGCCATCACCTGGGAAACCGCCAGGAATTCCACTTTCGGACTGGAGATAAGCCTCTTTAATAAGCTGGACATCATCGCGGAATATTTTACCGAACAACGTTACAATATCCTGATGGACCGCGCTTCCACGCCCAAGACCATGGGGCTGCAGGCTACGCCTAAAGCCAATGTGGGCAAAGCACAGTCCAATGCTTTTGACTTTACGGCAGATTTTAATACCAACATCGGCAAAGAGTTTTTCCTGACCATGCGCGGCAACTTCACCTTCGCGCGCAATAAATTCCAGGCCTACGAAGAGCCACGCTACGATGAATGGTACCGTTACCACGTCGGCTACCCGATCTCTCAACGCTGGGGATATATCGCGGAGCGTCTCTTTATCGATGATGAGGAAGTAAGAAGCTCTCCCCAGCAGGCTTTTGGCAACTTCAAAACCATGGGAGGCGATATCAAATTCCGTGACGTAAACGGCGACGGCCAGATCACGCCCAGCGATATGGTGCCTATCGGTTATCCTACCACACCGGAAATTATCTATGGCTTCGGCTTCAGCGCCAAATACAAAGGCGTGGATTTCTCCGCTTTCTTCCAGGGTTCCGCCCGTTCTTCCTTCTGGATCGATGTAAATGCCACCTCACCTTTTATCGATGTGGACGACAACGGTGCCGTGACCTCCGAAACACAGCTGCTGAAGGCCTATGCAGACAGCCACTGGTCAGAAGAGAACCGTAACCTGTACGCGCTCTGGCCCCGCCTCAGCCCTGTGCTCAATACCAACAGTACCCAGAGCAGCACCTGGTTCATGCGTAACGGCGCCTTCCTGCGCCTCAAACAGGTGGAGCTGGGCTACACCGTGCCGCAGCGTCTTATCCAGCGTATTCACATGTCTAATCTGCGTATATACGCCAA
- a CDS encoding Lrp/AsnC family transcriptional regulator translates to MFQLDDYDKALLRLLQQNNRLTTEQLAEEVNLSQSAVQRRLTRLRNEKVIEADVAIVSPLAAGVGITCVVDVVLHEGSSKSIDKFKAAMKNCAEVAQCYYVTGTYDFVLIVHTRDMAHFEAFSKKHLMDNQNLKHFYTHVVMDKVKVSYNLPL, encoded by the coding sequence ATGTTTCAACTGGATGATTATGATAAAGCATTGCTCCGGCTGTTGCAACAAAACAACCGGCTGACCACAGAGCAGCTGGCGGAGGAAGTCAACCTCAGCCAGAGCGCCGTACAGCGGCGGCTGACCAGACTGCGGAACGAAAAAGTCATTGAAGCGGATGTGGCCATCGTTTCCCCCCTGGCGGCGGGCGTAGGCATTACCTGTGTAGTGGACGTGGTATTACATGAAGGCAGCTCCAAGTCAATAGATAAATTCAAGGCCGCCATGAAAAACTGCGCCGAGGTGGCGCAGTGCTATTATGTTACGGGTACATATGATTTTGTGCTCATCGTGCATACGCGGGATATGGCGCATTTTGAGGCGTTCTCCAAAAAACATCTCATGGACAACCAAAACCTCAAACATTTTTATACCCACGTAGTGATGGACAAAGTGAAGGTGAGCTACAATCTTCCTCTTTAG
- a CDS encoding endonuclease/exonuclease/phosphatase family protein has translation MNRFLVSLFLCLYIAGAQAQAPFRVLSYNILEGMVTDTTKGKEVFVQWVKQFNPDIVALQECNKFTQKTLEELAATWGHPYAVIVKENGYPTGLTSRYPITNIRKVNENMTHGFIMANVLDYNIVVLHLNPHKFRKRREEIANILANVEQTKEKRGWILMGDFNSNTAQDMARLDTNRIKLAHLNAVKKNPNIENLDNGSIDFEVQQRMLDAGFIDALFEQDRLERATGGKDIIRSTSRIDYIYLSKDLAKKLKTCHFIYDDFTAKYSDHKPVYMELKK, from the coding sequence ATGAACCGTTTTTTAGTATCGCTGTTTTTATGCCTGTATATAGCCGGCGCGCAGGCGCAGGCGCCCTTTCGAGTATTGAGCTATAATATCCTGGAAGGCATGGTCACTGACACCACCAAAGGAAAAGAAGTGTTTGTACAATGGGTGAAACAATTCAACCCGGATATCGTTGCGCTGCAGGAGTGCAACAAGTTTACCCAAAAAACACTGGAGGAACTGGCCGCTACCTGGGGTCATCCTTATGCCGTGATCGTAAAGGAAAATGGTTATCCTACCGGTCTTACTTCGCGGTACCCGATCACCAATATCCGCAAAGTGAATGAAAACATGACCCATGGCTTTATCATGGCGAATGTGCTGGACTATAATATCGTGGTATTGCACCTTAATCCGCATAAGTTCCGCAAGCGCCGCGAAGAGATCGCCAATATCCTCGCCAATGTGGAACAAACGAAAGAAAAGCGTGGCTGGATACTCATGGGGGATTTTAATTCCAATACCGCACAGGACATGGCCCGGCTGGACACCAACCGGATCAAGCTGGCGCATCTCAATGCAGTGAAAAAAAATCCCAATATCGAAAACCTGGACAACGGCAGTATCGATTTTGAAGTACAACAACGTATGCTGGACGCCGGGTTTATAGACGCACTGTTTGAACAGGACAGGCTGGAACGTGCCACCGGAGGCAAGGATATCATCCGCAGTACGTCCCGTATCGATTACATCTATCTCAGTAAAGACCTGGCGAAGAAACTAAAGACCTGTCACTTTATCTATGATGATTTCACTGCAAAGTACTCCGACCACAAACCGGTGTACATGGAGCTGAAAAAATAA